The Pieris brassicae chromosome 6, ilPieBrab1.1, whole genome shotgun sequence genome window below encodes:
- the LOC123711033 gene encoding serine protease inhibitor Kazal-type 1-like: protein MLALFLLIIHEVLSFGIIDDLPVLDHRGCDDCLRVYVPVCGTDKKTYTNICRLNCLNSKRNQSEWVFIERYGPCNEVSVILSAHKID, encoded by the exons ATGTTGGCACTGT ttctTCTAATAATCCATGAAGTGTTATCATTTGGGATAATAGACGATTTACCAGTGCTAGATCATCGGGGATGTGATGATTGCTTACGCGTATATGTCCCCGTGTGTGGAACAGATAAAAAGACATACACCAATATTTGTCGTTTGAATTGTTTGAACAGCAAGCGGAATCAATCTGAATGGGTGTTTATTGAAAG gtATGGACCGTGTAATGAAGTAAGCGTAATACTTAGTGCTCACAAAATAGATTAA